One Roseomonas sp. OT10 DNA window includes the following coding sequences:
- a CDS encoding HpcH/HpaI aldolase family protein produces the protein MPNAVKQAWKAGRGTVNGWLSIPSGFSAEVMAQAGFDSLTVDMQHGVQDYHSMVACFQGMQPHGVVPMVRVPWNEPGIIGKVLDAGAMGVICPMINTPEEAQAFVAACRYPPLGNRSFGPIRAGIYGEAGTYFGTANDDVAVIPMIETRQALDNLDAILDVPGVDAIYVGPSDLGISLGLPPRMDREEPEMLGHYERLVKATRSRGQGIGIHCASGAYIRRMLDMGFTFGTAGNDSGSMLLYSRAQVQAARGD, from the coding sequence ATGCCCAATGCGGTGAAGCAGGCCTGGAAGGCAGGACGCGGGACGGTCAACGGGTGGCTGTCCATCCCCTCCGGCTTCAGTGCCGAGGTGATGGCCCAGGCCGGCTTCGACAGCCTGACCGTGGACATGCAGCACGGCGTGCAGGACTACCATTCGATGGTGGCCTGCTTTCAGGGCATGCAGCCGCACGGCGTCGTGCCGATGGTGCGGGTGCCGTGGAACGAGCCGGGCATCATCGGCAAGGTGCTGGATGCCGGCGCCATGGGCGTCATCTGTCCCATGATCAACACGCCGGAGGAGGCGCAGGCCTTCGTCGCCGCCTGCCGCTACCCGCCGCTCGGCAACCGCAGCTTCGGCCCCATCCGCGCCGGCATCTACGGCGAGGCCGGGACCTATTTCGGGACGGCGAACGACGACGTCGCCGTGATCCCCATGATCGAGACCCGCCAGGCGCTGGACAACCTCGACGCCATCCTCGACGTGCCGGGGGTGGATGCGATCTATGTCGGCCCGTCGGATCTCGGCATCTCGCTGGGCCTGCCGCCGCGCATGGACCGCGAGGAGCCGGAGATGCTGGGCCATTACGAACGCCTGGTGAAGGCGACGCGCAGCCGCGGCCAGGGAATCGGCATCCACTGCGCCTCCGGCGCCTACATCCGCCGCATGCTCGACATGGGCTTCACCTTCGGCACGGCGGGCAATGACAGCGGCTCGATGCTGCTGTACTCGCGGGCGCAGGTGCAGGCGGCGCGGGGCGACTGA
- a CDS encoding FAD-binding oxidoreductase — MNVQTRPEPAVAMPEALLTALRDLLGDRLSTHASVREQHSHGEDTHPPVMPSAVAFATSTGEVSAILSLCHRHGVPVTPFGAGTSLEGHVTPVRGGLVLDLSRMDRILEVSQDDMDCLIEPGVSRHALNDHLRDQGLFFPVDPGSHCTIGGMCATRASGTNAVRYGTIRENVMGLEVVLADGRVINTGGRVRKAANGYDLTHLFIGSEGTLGVITKIRLRLHGIPEATSAAVCQFDSLRGTVETVIAVMQSGIPVARIELLDEVQMAACIAYSKLEGMQPLPTLFLEFHGSPAGVAEQAQAVEEIATAMGGLGFAWATDQESRNRLWKARHDGYWAAIASKPGSRGIATDVCVPISRLAEALLGAKEDIEASGLSAPIVGHAGDGNFHTVILVEPDDPRGLERAWELDRKIVARGLSLGGTCSGEHGVGIGKREFLEQEHGPDALAVMRSLKATLDPKGILNPGKMFRG; from the coding sequence ATGAACGTCCAGACCCGTCCCGAACCCGCCGTCGCCATGCCGGAGGCCCTGCTCACGGCGCTGCGGGACCTGCTGGGCGACCGGCTTTCCACCCATGCCTCCGTCCGCGAGCAGCACAGCCATGGCGAGGACACCCACCCGCCGGTGATGCCCTCCGCCGTGGCCTTCGCCACCAGCACGGGGGAGGTCTCGGCCATTCTCTCCCTCTGCCACCGGCATGGCGTGCCGGTGACGCCCTTCGGCGCCGGCACCTCGCTGGAAGGGCACGTGACGCCCGTGCGCGGCGGGCTGGTGCTCGACCTCTCGCGCATGGACCGCATCCTGGAGGTCAGCCAGGACGACATGGACTGCCTGATCGAGCCGGGCGTGTCGCGCCACGCGCTGAACGACCACCTGCGCGACCAGGGCCTGTTCTTCCCCGTCGATCCCGGCAGCCACTGCACCATCGGCGGCATGTGCGCGACCCGCGCCTCCGGCACCAACGCCGTGCGCTACGGCACCATCCGCGAGAACGTCATGGGGCTGGAGGTGGTGCTGGCCGATGGCCGCGTCATCAACACCGGCGGGCGGGTGCGCAAGGCGGCGAACGGCTACGACCTGACGCACCTCTTCATCGGCTCCGAGGGCACGCTGGGCGTCATCACGAAGATCCGCCTGCGCCTGCACGGCATCCCGGAGGCGACCAGCGCTGCCGTCTGCCAGTTCGACTCGCTGCGCGGCACGGTGGAGACGGTGATCGCGGTGATGCAGTCGGGCATCCCCGTCGCGCGGATCGAGCTGCTGGACGAGGTGCAGATGGCCGCCTGCATCGCCTACTCCAAGTTGGAAGGCATGCAGCCGCTGCCCACCCTGTTCCTGGAGTTCCACGGCAGCCCGGCCGGCGTCGCGGAGCAGGCGCAGGCGGTGGAGGAGATCGCGACCGCCATGGGCGGCCTGGGCTTCGCCTGGGCCACCGACCAGGAGTCGCGCAACCGCCTGTGGAAGGCGCGGCACGACGGCTACTGGGCGGCGATCGCCAGCAAGCCCGGATCGCGCGGCATCGCCACCGACGTCTGCGTCCCCATCTCGCGACTCGCCGAGGCGCTGCTTGGCGCCAAGGAGGACATCGAGGCCTCGGGCCTCAGCGCCCCCATCGTCGGCCATGCCGGCGACGGCAACTTCCACACCGTGATCCTGGTCGAGCCCGACGATCCGCGCGGGCTGGAGCGCGCCTGGGAGCTGGACCGCAAGATCGTCGCGCGCGGCCTGTCGCTCGGCGGCACCTGCTCCGGCGAGCATGGCGTCGGCATCGGCAAGCGCGAGTTCCTGGAGCAGGAGCACGGCCCGGACGCGCTGGCGGTGATGCGCTCGCTGAAGGCGACGCTGGACCCGAAGGGCATCCTCAACCCGGGTAAGATGTTCCGCGGCTGA
- a CDS encoding mannose-1-phosphate guanylyltransferase/mannose-6-phosphate isomerase yields the protein MTPAEPKLVPVILSGGTGTRLWPLSREGYPKQFWPLGGEATMLQATAARGAGPGFAAPIVVASEPHRFLVAEQLREAGVSGARILLEPEGRNSAPAIAAAALLAAEEDPHAVLWVMAADHVMEDLAALHAAVERAAQAARAGAIVAFGMRPTAPETGYGYIEAGAPLEGVAGVQRVARFVEKPDAATARGFLESGRYLWNSGMFVASAATWLAELERLEPELLAAVRAAMGQAVRDLDFVRLGAEAFRAAPSVSIDYAVMEKTPHAAVVPLSLEWSDVGSWDSLWAVSPKDAAGNATTGPVELLDAQGCFVRSEGILTGVIGLTDAVVVVTEDAVLAMPRARAQDVKKLVERLKARGVPQATEHRRVYRPWGHYEGLILGSRFQVKKISVRPGAKLSLQKHHHRAEHWVVVNGTAIVERDGERVLLRENESIYLPLGCVHRMENPGMIPLTLIEVQSGSYLGEDDIVRIEDTYGRV from the coding sequence ATGACCCCCGCCGAGCCGAAGCTTGTGCCTGTGATTTTGAGCGGGGGGACGGGGACGCGGCTGTGGCCGCTGTCGCGGGAGGGGTATCCGAAGCAGTTCTGGCCGCTGGGGGGCGAGGCGACGATGCTGCAGGCGACGGCGGCGCGGGGCGCGGGGCCCGGGTTTGCGGCGCCGATCGTGGTGGCGTCGGAGCCGCACCGCTTCCTGGTGGCGGAGCAGTTGCGCGAGGCGGGGGTGTCGGGGGCGCGGATCCTGCTGGAGCCGGAGGGGCGCAACTCGGCGCCGGCGATTGCGGCGGCGGCGCTGCTGGCGGCGGAGGAGGACCCGCATGCGGTGCTGTGGGTGATGGCGGCCGACCACGTGATGGAGGACCTCGCGGCGCTGCACGCGGCGGTGGAGCGTGCGGCGCAGGCGGCGCGGGCGGGGGCAATCGTGGCCTTCGGGATGCGGCCGACGGCGCCGGAGACGGGCTATGGCTACATCGAGGCGGGGGCGCCGCTGGAGGGGGTGGCGGGGGTGCAGCGGGTGGCGCGCTTCGTGGAGAAGCCCGACGCGGCGACGGCGCGCGGCTTCCTGGAGAGCGGGCGCTACCTGTGGAACTCGGGCATGTTCGTGGCCAGCGCGGCGACCTGGCTGGCGGAGCTGGAGCGGCTGGAGCCGGAGCTGCTGGCGGCGGTGCGGGCGGCGATGGGGCAGGCGGTGCGCGACCTGGACTTCGTGCGGCTGGGGGCGGAGGCGTTCCGGGCGGCGCCGTCGGTCTCGATCGACTATGCGGTGATGGAGAAGACGCCGCATGCGGCGGTGGTGCCGCTGTCGCTGGAATGGTCGGACGTGGGCTCGTGGGACTCGCTGTGGGCGGTCTCGCCCAAGGACGCGGCGGGCAACGCGACGACGGGTCCGGTGGAGCTGCTGGACGCCCAGGGCTGCTTCGTGCGCTCGGAGGGCATCCTGACCGGGGTGATCGGGCTGACCGACGCGGTGGTGGTGGTGACCGAGGACGCGGTGCTGGCGATGCCGCGGGCGCGGGCGCAGGACGTCAAGAAGCTGGTGGAGCGGCTCAAGGCCCGCGGCGTGCCGCAGGCCACCGAGCACCGCCGCGTCTACCGCCCCTGGGGCCACTACGAGGGGCTGATCCTGGGCAGCCGCTTCCAGGTGAAGAAGATCTCCGTCCGCCCCGGCGCCAAGCTCTCCCTGCAGAAGCACCACCACCGCGCCGAGCACTGGGTGGTGGTCAACGGCACCGCCATCGTCGAGCGCGACGGCGAGCGCGTGCTCCTGCGCGAGAACGAGAGCATCTACCTCCCGCTGGGCTGCGTCCATCGCATGGAAAACCCCGGCATGATCCCCCTCACCCTCATCGAGGTCCAGTCCGGCTCCTACCTCGGCGAGGACGACATCGTCCGCATCGAGGATACCTACGGCCGCGTCTGA
- a CDS encoding Na+/H+ antiporter, with protein MVLLDAMLLLLVACIGCALVARLLHLPYAAVLVVGGMVIALIPGLPHVRLDPELALAFFLPPLLQASAWRTDWNAFRENLRPILLLALGAVLFTAACVALVLKGLVPDLPWPAAVALGALVAPPDAVAASAVLQRLRIPARIVTVLEGESLINDASSLVLYRAALGALAAGGVSWGQASLSFLLVSLGGVAVGWASGRAAAWVVARLNDTLLETSLSFLVSFVIYAAAEALGVSGVIAVVTGGFVVVRRARDRLSAETRVQLTAVWTFAEFLLTSFVFILMGLQLNGILDRLPGRSWPDLLGLTLAVSLTVILARFLWVFPTNWIPRSLPPLAHHSPAPRAAHVTVVAWAGMRGVVSLAAALALPATMPERELLVFLAFGTILATLVVQGTTLGWLIRALDVEEPPRAGMPPAEAMARRIVTHAERQALEERIDSPIDGAIARDLLPPYRDIERVYDNVASGASRAELTARLQLRLMALRAGRSALLTYHSAQPLPERTLTALAGELDHEELRLRHLLTAAS; from the coding sequence ATGGTGCTGCTCGACGCCATGCTGCTGCTGCTCGTGGCCTGCATCGGCTGCGCGCTGGTGGCCCGGCTGCTGCACCTGCCCTATGCCGCGGTGCTGGTCGTCGGCGGCATGGTCATCGCGCTGATCCCGGGCCTGCCGCACGTCCGGCTGGATCCGGAGCTGGCCCTGGCCTTCTTCCTGCCGCCCCTGCTGCAGGCCAGTGCCTGGCGGACGGACTGGAACGCCTTCCGCGAGAACCTTCGCCCGATCCTGCTGCTCGCGCTGGGTGCGGTGCTCTTCACCGCCGCCTGCGTCGCCCTGGTGCTGAAGGGCCTGGTGCCGGACCTGCCCTGGCCGGCGGCCGTGGCGCTGGGCGCGCTGGTGGCCCCGCCCGATGCGGTGGCGGCCAGCGCGGTGCTGCAACGGCTGCGCATCCCCGCGCGCATCGTGACGGTGCTGGAGGGTGAGAGCCTCATCAACGACGCCTCCTCCCTCGTGCTCTACCGCGCCGCGCTGGGCGCGCTGGCGGCCGGGGGCGTATCCTGGGGTCAGGCCAGCCTGTCCTTCCTGCTCGTCAGCCTGGGCGGGGTGGCGGTGGGCTGGGCCAGCGGCCGCGCCGCGGCCTGGGTGGTGGCCCGGCTGAACGACACCCTGCTGGAGACCTCCCTCTCCTTCCTCGTCTCCTTCGTCATCTACGCGGCGGCCGAGGCCCTGGGCGTCTCGGGCGTCATCGCCGTGGTGACGGGCGGCTTCGTGGTGGTCCGCCGCGCGCGCGACCGGCTGAGCGCCGAGACCCGGGTGCAGCTGACGGCGGTATGGACCTTCGCCGAGTTCCTCCTGACCAGCTTCGTCTTCATCCTGATGGGGCTCCAGCTGAACGGAATCCTGGACCGGCTGCCGGGGCGGAGCTGGCCGGATCTGCTGGGGCTGACCCTGGCGGTGTCCCTGACGGTCATCCTGGCCCGCTTCCTCTGGGTCTTCCCGACGAACTGGATCCCCCGCAGCCTGCCGCCCCTCGCCCATCATTCGCCCGCGCCGCGCGCCGCGCATGTCACGGTGGTGGCCTGGGCCGGGATGCGCGGCGTGGTGTCGCTGGCGGCCGCGCTGGCCCTGCCGGCCACGATGCCGGAGCGCGAGCTGCTGGTCTTCCTGGCCTTCGGCACCATCCTGGCCACGCTCGTCGTGCAGGGCACGACGCTGGGCTGGCTGATCCGCGCCCTCGACGTCGAGGAGCCGCCGCGCGCCGGCATGCCGCCGGCCGAGGCCATGGCCCGGCGCATCGTGACCCATGCGGAGCGGCAGGCGCTGGAGGAGCGTATCGACAGCCCGATCGACGGTGCCATCGCCCGCGACCTGCTGCCGCCCTACCGGGACATCGAACGGGTATACGACAACGTGGCCAGCGGCGCGTCGCGCGCCGAGCTGACCGCGCGGCTGCAGCTCCGCCTCATGGCCTTGCGGGCCGGGCGGTCGGCGCTGCTGACCTACCACTCGGCGCAGCCGCTGCCGGAGCGGACGCTGACGGCCCTGGCCGGGGAGCTGGACCATGAGGAGCTGCGCCTGCGCCACCTCCTCACGGCCGCGAGCTGA